One window from the genome of Apus apus isolate bApuApu2 chromosome 12, bApuApu2.pri.cur, whole genome shotgun sequence encodes:
- the PHKA1 gene encoding phosphorylase b kinase regulatory subunit alpha, skeletal muscle isoform isoform X3 produces the protein MRSRSNSGVRLDGYGRLVQQTILRHQDAVTGLLPAGAHHRDAWVRDNVYSILAVWGLGLAYRKNADRDEDKAKAYELEQSVVKLMRGLLQCMMRQVEKVEAFKYSQSTRDCLHAKYDTHTCATVVGDHEWGHLQMDATSLYLLMLAQMTASGLHIIHSLDEVNFIQNLVFYIEAAYKTADFGIWERGDKTNQGITELNASSVGMAKAALEALDELDLFGAKGGPQSVIRVLSDEVQHCQSILHSMLPRASTSKEVDASVLSVISYPAFAVEDSELVEITKQEIITKLQGRYGCCRFLRDGYRTPKEDPSRLYYEPAELKLFENIECEWPLFWAYLVIDGIFSGNMEQVQEYREALEGVLIKGENGLRLVPELYSVPPDKVDEEYRNPHTVDRIPMGKLPLMWGQSLYILGCLLAEGFLAPGEIDPLNRRFATVPKPDVVIQVCILAETEAIKAVLRKEDINVETVEDVYPIRVQPARILSHIYARLGRNKQLCLTGRPYRHMGVLGTSKLYKIRKNIFAFTPQFIDQQQFYLALDNKMIVEMLRTDLSYLCSRWRMTGRPTITFLVSHTMLADEAGSSVHPTVLTMLRKLQDGYFGGARIQMGKLSEFLTTSCRTHLSFMDPGPEGKVFAKSCGLSIDSFEELNAEEWLHGLQVAEDEDMYDEVAQYLDHLLQRTVPHTNLPPTAQRGGLSRFRAAVHTTRDLMSLASKAKDLHVQNVGMYVPSKIFQASQQSVKLLSSPPQHDMDAKSHALYAEMNLPHDEAGNVDCKALVDQLRVCPTLQEQADILYMLHILKGPEWHTGLDSEPGPTVKELLTELYVRVGDTRQWALIRYISGILKKKVEALDEACTDLLSHQKHLTVGLPPEPREKTISAPIPYEELVHLIDEASEKNLSVSILTQEIMVYLAMYMRTQPALFAEMFRIRIGLIIQVMATELALSLHCSAGEATENLMNLSPSDMKSLLYHILSGKEFGVERSVRSVDASFTTAVSICEVEAVGATKSERAGIVRLKSEIKQPPSVQSRDTNLKSSLSTGHSELLGKGSFSSMLPDQGSKESRQGQWQRRRRLDGALNRVPVGFYQKVWKVLQKCHGLSVEGFVLPSSTTREMTPGEMKFAVHVESVLNRVPQPEYRQLLVEAILVLTMLVDVEVHTIGSIIAVEKILQTANDLFYEEQKALGADDHMLERDPTTGICSLLYDSAPSGRFGTMTYLSRAVAVCLYDSLPSDGCSMQ, from the exons atGCGCAGCCGGAGCAACTCGGGCGTGCGGCTGGACGGCTACGGGCGCCTGGTGCAGCAGACCATCCTCCGGCACCAG GACGCGGTGACGGGCTTGCTCCCCGCCGGTGCCCACCACCGGGATGCCTGGGTCCGGGACAACGTCTACAGCATCCTGGCCGTCTGGGGGCTGGGCCTGGCCTACCGCAAGAACGCCGACCGCGACGAGGACAAGGCCAAGGCCTACGAGCTGGAGCAG AGTGTGGTGAAGCTGATGCGGGGGCTGCTCCAGTGCATGATGAGACAG GTAGAGAAGGTGGAGGCATTCAAGTACAGCCAGAGCACCAGGGACTGCCTGCATGCCAAGTACGACACCCACACCTGTGCCACCGTGGTGGGGGACCATGAGTGGGGTCACCTACAGATGGATGCCACCTCCCTCTACCTGCTCATGCTGGCGCAGATGACAGCCTCAG GCCTCCACATAATTCACAGCCTGGATGAAGTCAACTTTATCCAGAACCTCGTGTTCTACATTGAAGCAGCCTACAAAACTGCG GACTTCGGGATATGGGAGCGCGGGGACAAGACGAACCAGGGCATCACCGAGTTGAATGCCAGCTCCGTAGGCATGGCCAAG GCTGCCCTGGAGGCACTGGATGAGCTGGATCTCTTTGGAGCAAAGGGAGGCCCACAGTCAGTCATACGGGTGCTGTCAGATGAggtgcagcactgccag TCCATCCTCCACTCGATGCTGCCCAGGGCCTCCACATCCAAGGAGGTGGATGCCAGTGTGCTCTCTGTCATCTCCTACCCAGCCTTTGCTGTGGAGGACAGCGAGCTGGTGGAAATCACCAAGCAAGAGATCATCACAAAGCTGCAG gGGCGCTATGGCTGCTGCCGCTTCCTGCGGGATGGATACAGGACACCTAAAGAG gaccCCAGCCGCCTCTACTACGAACCTGCAGAGCTGAAGCTGTTTGAGAACATCGAATGCGAGTGGCCTCTCTTCTGGGCCTACTTGGTCATTGATGGGATTTTCAGTGGAAACATGGAGCAG gTGCAGGAATACCGGGAAGCCCTTGAGGGGGTTCTCATCAAGGGGGAGAATGGGCTGCGCCTGGTGCCAGAGCTGTACAGTGTGCCACCAGATAAG GTGGATGAGGAGTACAGGAACCCGCACACTGTGGACAGGATACCTATGGGCAAGCTGCCACTCATGTGGGGACAGTCCCTCTacatcctgggctgcctgtTGGCCGAG GGGTTTCTAGCTCCTGGTGAAATAGATCCCCTGAACCGCCGGTTTGCGACAGTCCCCAAGCCTGATGTGGTGATCCAAG TGTGCATCCTGGCCGAGACTGAGGCGATCAAGGCTGTCCTGAGGAAGGAGGATATCAATGTGGAGACTGTGGAAGATGTCTACCCCATCAGAGTGCAGCCTGCACGCATCCTCAGCCACATCTACGCCCGGCTGG GCCGCAACAAGCAGTTGTGCCTGACGGGACGGCCCTACCGGCACATGGGCGTCCTTGGGACTTCCAAGCTCTACAAGATCAGGAAGAACATATTTGCCTTTACCCCACAG TTCATAGACCAGCAGCAGTTTTACCTGGCTCTTGACAATAAGATGATTGTGGAGATGCTGAGGACAGACCTCTCATACCTCTGCAGCCGCTGGAGGATGACAGGGCGGCCAACCATCACCTTCCTCGTCTCCCACACCATGCTTG CAGATGAGGCTGGCAGCAGCGTGCACCCCACAGTGCTGACGATGCTGCGGAAGCTGCAGGATGGGTATTTTGGAGGTGCAAG GATCCAGATGGGTAAGTTGTCGGAGTTCCTGACAACGTCATGCCGAACGCACCTCAGCTTTATGGACCCTGGGCCAGAGGGTAAGGTCTTTGCCAAGAGTTGCGGGCTCAGCATTGACAGCTTTGAGGAGCTAAACGCCGAGGAATGGCTGCATGGCTTGCAGGTAGCAGAGGATG AGGACATGTATGATGAGGTTGCTCAGTACTTGGACCACCTGCTGCAGCGCACGGTTCCCCACACAAACCTCCCTCCCACGGCCCAGCGGGGAGGGCTGAGCCGCTTCCGAGCTGCTGTCCACACCACCCGTGACCTCATGTCCCTGGCGTCCAAGGCCAAGGACCTTCATGTCCAGA ATGTTGGAATGTATGTCCCCAGTAAGATCTTCCAGGCATCTCAGCAGTCGGTCAAGCTGCTGAGTTCTCCCCCCCAGCACGACATGGATGCCAAG AGCCATGCACTGTATGCAGAGATGAACCTGCCCCATGATGAGGCTGGCAATGTGGACTGCAAGGCCCTAGTGGACCAGCTGCGTGTCTGCCCCACGCTGCAGGAGCAAGCAGACATCCTCTACATGCTCCACATCCTCAA AGGCCCTGAGTGGCACACGGGGCTTGACAGTGAGCCTGGCCCCACCGTCAAGGAGCTCCTCACTGAGCTGTACGTGCGGGTGGGAGACACGCGCCAGTGGGCCCTGATCCGCTACATCTCTGGCATCCTCAAGAAAAAGGTGGAAGCTCTGGATGAG GCCTGCACTGACCTCCTGTCTCACCAGAAGCACTTGACAGTGGGGTTGCCTCCAGAGCCACGGGAGAAGACGATCTCTGC CCCGATCCCCTACGAGGAGCTCGTTCACCTCATTGATGAAGCCAGTGAGAAGAATCTCAGTGTGTCCATCCTCACCCAG GAGATCATGGTGTACTTGGCCATGTACATGCGCACACAGCCCGCGCTCTTCGCCGAGATGTTCCGCATCCGTATCGGACTCATCATCCAGGTGATGGCAACGGAGCTGGCACTctccctgcactgctcag CTGGAGAAGCCACTGAGAACCTAATGAATCTCAGCCCATCAGACATGAAGAGCCTTCTCTACCACATCCTCTCTGGCAAGGAGTTTGGGGTGGAGAGAAGCG tGCGCTCGGTTGACGCATCGTTCACCACCGCTGTCTCCATCTGTGAGGTGGAGGCTGTTGGGGCCACCAAGTCTGAGCGTGCTGGCATCGTCAGGCTGAAAAGTGAGATCAAGCAG ccTCCCAGTGTGCAATCCAGGGACACCAACCTGAAGTCCTCTCTG TCCACTGGGCactcagagctgctgggcaagGGATCCTTTTCAAGCATGCTGCCAGACCAGGGCAGTAAGGAGAGCCGCCAGGGCCAGTGGCAGCGGAGACGGCGGCTGGATGGGGCCCTCAACCGTGTTCCTGTGGGCTTCTACCAGAAGGTCTGGAAGGTCCTGCAGAAG TGCCATGGCCTCTCTGTGGAGGGCTTTGTTCTCCCCTCTTCAACAACCAGAGAG ATGACCCCAGGGGAAATGAAGTTTGCTGTACATGTGGAGTCAGTCCTCAACCGTGTGCCCCAGCCAGAGTACAGGCAGCTGCTGGTAGAGGCTATCTTAGTACTCACCATGCTGGTGGACGTGGAGGTGCACACCATCGGCAGCATCATAGCTGTGGAAAAGATCTTGCAGACAGCCAATGACCTCTTCTATGAGGAGCAG AAGGCCCTTGGTGCTGATGACCACATGCTGGAGAGGGATCCCACGACAGGCATCTGCAGCCTGCTGTACGACAGCGCGCCGAGCGGCCGGTTCGGCACCATGACCTACCTGTCCAGGGCGGTGGCCGTCTGCTTGTACGACTCCCTGCCCTCCGACGGCTGCTCCATGCAGTAG